Genomic window (Magnolia sinica isolate HGM2019 chromosome 10, MsV1, whole genome shotgun sequence):
CCTCTCAAATCCTTTGATTGGATAAGCCTAACTATTGGATTAGTGGTTtaggaaatggatggtccatattgattacAATAGAGAGGTACACccattgatgtggatcgtccatcatgcgaggcccacctttgattgaccATCCCCTTGAAATCACCTTGATTGAATGATAAAACAATCTGATTAGTGGTTTAGGAAACAAATGGTCCATATTGAGGTGGTAAAACCAAAGAGGGCAATCTGCATATGTAAACGCTCTCATTGGGGGAGGTGCGATTTTTTCGTTGGCCATTTACATATGTAAATGGCTATAGATGTGAAAACATTTGCATATGTAAATCAGCACAACCAAACGTACCTAAATCCCATTTACATGTGTAAATGGGAATTAACCATTTAGATGTGTAAATGGGAATTAAACGGGATTTATGATATGCAAATAATGGAGGCGGGGGAACTTTGTTGTAAACTGCTATCTGTATTCTAATGTGACTCAAGTTCTTGCAGATCATTCCCAAGGCTTTGAACAGGGAATCCTGTAACATCAATGGAGGCATTTCTTATGTTGGTCCAAAAGAGTTCCTTCACGAAACTCCACAGCGGTTCATTGGGTCTACATGATGCAAGTATTAAGCGTACAACAACTGTTCAAAAGTGCTCTCCAGAGATCCTTAAACAGATAAGATCTGAAATCAGCCACTTTCGTGGATGTAAAATGCGAGCAGTTTGTACTACCTATCCATTTCGTATTGCTGATGTCCGTGTCTCTCAAAAGGTTTCTTTCTTTATATATCTGTTGGAAAGGAAAGAGAAGATCTTTTTAGTGAAAGTTCTTATGCTGACCTAAAGCTATCACCTTTGTGCCCTTCTGCAGATCAATTCTGTGAACCTAAATTATACCAGTGCTTCTGTTCTTGAAGATACGACTTGGCCTTCTCCTGATGATGAAATCCGGTTCTGGGAAAAAGATTTCCCTACATGGGATCCGAGTCTGCATACTCCAATTGATGTAGAAAAGGATTCTGATCCTATGTACGTTATTCATGTCACAGCTGAAATGGCACCGATTGCAAAAGTTGGTGGTCTCGGAGATGTTGTTACAGGCCTTGCCCGTGCTTGTTTATCACGTGGCCACAAAGTGGATATAATGCTCCCCTTCTATGAGTGCATTCAGAAGCAGCACATTAATGATTTACAGCTAACTGGTACATATAACTCATTTCATGATGGAAACTGGGTTCCTACTAATGCATATCGTGGAGTAGTTTCTGGCATCCCTGTGATATTCATTGATCCAAACAACAACTACTTCAAGGGGCAGTCTGTGTATGGAGGTTCCTACGATGAGCTTGAGGCATATATATTTTTCTGCCGTTCTTGCCTTGAATGGATGCAGGTCTGTGGCTTTGCTCATGTTCTTAGGTTGTTGCTTTGGTGGTATTAGATTGTCAGCCCAGCTGCAATTTTGTATCAGGTTACTGGGACACAACCAGACATCATCCACGTCCATGAGTGGCAGACTGGTGCCGTGCCTCTACTTTACTGggacatgtatcatcatctctcCATTAAGGTATGAGCTTCTTTTCCTTTTGAAGTCTTATGCTTCTTGGGATCTAGTATTGTGGCTATTGTAGTGGTAGTTTCGACTTCCTAGCAAAAATTTATTTGCTGATGATACCTTGACTTTGATATTTTGGGTTGTGTAGAAACCAAGATTAGTTTTGACAATCCACAACATGGAGCATTACGGCGAGTGCAGGTGACTTGTTAAAATACCATTTCTTCTGTTGTAACCACCTATTTAtcatttaatatttatatttatcAATTTCATATTTTGGTATTCTATATTCTACACCAAGCGTAGTTCAAGAATTCATCTGGACTCCTCCCACTCAACCTGCTTGTTCAAAAAACTGTTCCAGAAGTTGGGCCGACTTCTAAATTGTTGCCCATAGTCCATCAACGTCTTGGTAATATAGACATTAAGCTCAACAAATTTAAATATTCTCCATGATAATtcaatacaattttttttttttttttgaaaatgaagaaaattttattgaaaaagcaAGCAAAACAAACAGCAAAAAAGATGGGTGGCGCTGAGAAGGCGACCTGCTTACAACCCCAGAAAAATACAAATTACAATCCTTAAGCTTTGAGACTACCGTTCAACAACAAGCATTCTTTCCCAAAGAGAGACTCCTTCCATTGATTTCCTTTCATTCTTAAAACATCTAGCATTTCTTTCCCCCAAACAGCCCACTAAACTGCAAGCAAAGCCATTCTCCACAGTGACCTTTTCTTCTTCCCAAAATTAATCTCGTGCTAGCCATGCAAGAGATCATTAACCGATCTCAGGAACACCCAAAGGACTTGAAATCGTCCCAAGATATCTGCCCAAATTGACTCCACAAATGGGCACTGCACAAAGAGATGATCCACCGTCTCCTCATCATGCTTGCACAAGAGGCACATATTAGGAATCACCATGGCCCTTTTTCAAAGATCATCGATAGTGAGAACTTTCTTCTTACCAACAAGCCATCTGAAAGATGCAATTTTTGGAGGGACATTGTAATGCTAAACGAATTTGGTGTCCCTCACAAGCTCATGTCTGCCTCCTCCATGCACGAGGGAATAGAGGGACTTAACTGAAAAAGATCCCCATTTGTCAACCTTCCACAACATTTTATCTGGGACGGAGGAGATCATAGAGCAAAGATAAACACCATCCATAAGGGCCACAAATTCATTGACTTATCGAGAAGAAACCACCTACACGGAGGTTCCCAAACAACATCCCCACCAACCTAGGAGAAATAATCGGCCACCAACAAGGATGGATCCGgggctaaccaaaaaattctagtGAAGTTGACCTTCAAGGGGGAGTTTCGTACCCAAGCATTTCCCAAAAGCAAGTAGTTTCACCATTGTCCAAAACAAAGCTAACCCCTTCCAAAAAAGCTGGATTCAGGGTGGAAACCCCTTTCCATGAGGCCGACACTCTATAGATCGAAGAGTTCTTAGTCCAACATCCTCCTTCCGAACATCCATACTTTTAATAACTTCTTTCCAAAGGGCCTCACTTTCCACCCCAAATCTCCAAAGCTATTTCATGAACAATGCTACATTCATGGATTTTAGATCCTTTCTACGTACCCCTCCATCTTCATAAGCCTTGAAAACCTCATCCCAACCTACCAaatgaaatttcttcttatccTTTGCCTCTTGCCACAAAAAATCATGCCAAAGTCTCTTAAGCCTTGCAAGCACCGGAGCCGGGCATTTGGAGAGCGACATATAATAGAGATAGAAGTTTGAAAGTGCCACTTTTATAAGAGTAATGTGGCCACTGAGGGAGAGATACTAATTCTTCCATCTAGCTAacttcctctcaaatctctccagcACCTTGCCCCAGAGATAAATAGCTGGTTTTCCAACACAAAGAGGAAGACCCACGTACGAAGCTAGAAGCATCCCTGTTTCACACCTAAAAACTTCGGCTAAATGCTTCACTTCTGCCCCCTTTGTACAAACCCCAAACAATTTACTTTTAGAGATGTTAACCTTAAGGCCTGATATTGTCCACCATATCAGAGTCTTCTTTGCAAAACACGATAGTATTGTTTACAATCTAGAGATGAGATATGGTGGAGGCCATCCTCTCCACCTCGAACCCCCTAATCAAGCTTTCCTCTTGCCCCTTAGCTAGCATCCTCCCCCAATGTCTCCGCCACTGTGACAAATACGAATGGAGATGAAGGGTTCCCTTGGCGAAGGCCCCCTAGAACTTTTGAAAAACCCATTTGAGGAGCTATTTAGGAGAATCAAGAAGTGTGTTGAAGCAACACACTCGCGAATCCAACTACTCCATCTCTCCCCACATGCCATCCTCTGCAGCATGTGATCAAGAAGGCCCTAGTCAACATGGTCGTAAGCCTTCTCAATATTGAGCTTGCACATAATACCTTTCACTCCCCCCCTCGAATCAAGGCATTCATTAGCGATAAGAGCACCATCCAAGATTTTCTGGCTTGGGACGAAGCCACTCTGATTCTGTGAATTGATACTACTTGTCACACTTTGCAAACGAGGTGCCGGGACCTTAGccaaaattttatatggccctCTAATAAGGCTAATCGGCCTAAAGTTCTTTAATGATTTTGCACCAGAGATCTTTGGAATGATTGCTATGAAGGAGGCACGCAAATTGCTTGATAGCCAGCCCCTATTGAAAAATTCAGCCATGAAGTTCATAACATCTGCTGTGACTACCTCCAAAAAACTTGGAAGAACCCCTTGGAAAGCCATCTGGCCCCGGAGCTCTCTCCCCAACGGATCCACAACCCTTCTCACTTCTTCTTCTGACAACGGCGCTTCGATTGAATTGGCCTCTTCAACTGTGAGGCGCTTGAGAGGCAAATAATCCAATCTTGGTCTTCTCCACTCCTCCCCCGAGAGCAAATCCTTATAAACGTGGGAAATCTCTTCTGAGAGCTGATCTTTGTTTGCAATGCGGGTTCCATTAACCACCATACTACTGATTTTATTAATCCTTGTTTGCACACTAGCAATACTATGGAAGAACTTCTGTAATTTTGTCACCTTCCTTAATCCAAAGACTCCTCGAGTGTTGCCTCCATTTAATATCATCTTCCTTCATCCTATTTGCTTCAATGCATTATGGAACAAATTTTATAACTCGTACTTACAGGTGATATATGGTGATCCAGTGAAAGAGGCTTTTTTAAAAATAGACAACACATTTAGTATTTGTTTCGTGGAGACCCATTTGAGTTGGCTTAAAAGAGTTTTGCAATGCATCAATCTGTTTGTCAGTGATATTATCTATTTTTGTTGGCAGGGTTGAGCAACTAAACAAGTGTGGTCTTGATGGATCTTTATATGCAACTATTGACAAGGTGAGCTCTTTTTAGCTGCATGCTGTTAACAAAATAATACCAATCAGAATTGGCTGAAAGTTGGTTTTGTAAGTTGAGGCTAAACCTAGCCAACATCTTTACTACTATCATTAGCATCAGTCACATCAGTAACATCTCCTCAGCCTTTCTCGAGTCCTTGGTCTTGTGGTTTGGGTCgtattcttttcttgcttttgcgAGCTTTCTAATAAAGTGGCtgttatctctaaaaaaattCAGTAGCATCTCCTTCCATGATATATTCTGATCTGTAATCCTTCAGACCTACTTATGGTGCTGCTCCCACCTTGTTCCTAGATGCTTTTGGGTCTGCTCAGTGTTGCTTCTTCTGCTTGTAACTGCTTCTAATGACCAAGTCTTCATAAGCTGTCAAACATtatgaaatatttcatattttaggACAACACGTGCTTTGTTCTCAGTGGCCAACAAATTTTTAGGGTTCTAACTAGCTTCCTTGATAAATCCTCTAGACAAAGATGGTAGAGTTCTAATTGACTACGACTAAGCTGGAAGGTGGGGTCCTAGAAAGGGTTTGATAAGAATTCCCAACGGGTGTTCTTCTGGTCTAGTTCATATCTTACAGTCTTCTCGTAATCTTGtgtcctcatttcattttttcttGCAAGCTTTGTAAGTAATGGGAAATGAATATTTCACAGGAATTATTTTAGTTTCATCATTGCTCAAATCCACTGCTCTTAGTATCTACTTTTTGATGCTAGATTCATTTCAGTAATGGTTCAATATCTGTTCAGAGATGTTATAGTTTGTGAATGTAAGCTCAGCTCCGTCATAGATAAACATCCTATTTCTCATGAAGAGTGAAAGAATAAGGGCTGCCTTAGGCATTTTTGCAcacttattgatcttgtctctgCCTGGTTGAACCCTGAATCAGAGTACAGCCTGCTCTGACAAGGATTGGCTTCTACTTTCTGGGTCTCTGACTCTCTGTACCACCTGAGAAGCAGTTTTGCTCAATCAATACTATATGCTTGCTTTTGTGTCACCTCATGTAATGGGAATTTCAACCTTTTCATTGGTCATCACGTCCATTTATGCTTCTATTGAAGGGAACAAGGAAGGAGAGCAAAAAATATTTTAGGAAAAGTAAGTTTCTTTATTGGAACTAATTTTGTAGAGTCACGTCCATTTTGCTTTTTGTGATCTAATCCAACATTAGCCACCCTCTTGCTAGCTGACTGCAGCTTTTACCCATCGCTATGTTTGCTTATTTGATTGTTGTATGAAAAATTCATCCTTGACAATGGCTACTTATTCGGTTGTCAGTATGAAAATTCGTTCTTGCTGTCTGCTTATCTTTTTGGACAAAATAATGGAGGATAATGATGTCTATTGCCTCAGATGCATCCAAAATTTGTTCTTTAATTAAATTTATCAGCAGTTTCTGAACTAAGGAAGCAGAAAATACCTCTAGATGAATACATTTTTTTTATTAGAAGAAATAACATGCCTTCCCTCAAAGAATATGTATGCTTCAGTCAATTAGAAATTTGTATGGAACTACGCATTTTgacatgtaaatttttttttttgggggtaaaGATGCGGtaacatatttattttatttgttgtttATGAAATTTCTCCACTCCTTCCTTTATGCTTTTCTTCAGGTGCCATTTTCTATTCACCTCATGTGCATAAATCTATAGGTGGATTGTAttctttataattattattttttacatggtATTAGATTTCTCTTGATCTCAACATTGTAAATTTGCCCATTATAGGCAGTTGATGATCGGACAATTGGCCATAATCCTGAGAGATTGAGCTTATTGAAAGGTGGAATTGTATACAGCAACGCTGTGGTGTAAGTGGCTTTTGAGACTTATGGATGATATGGCTTCTTCTCTTTCATGCTTACTTGGGGAATTTAACACAAGTGATTGTAGTATTTTGGTTAAGATGCAACACATAATTGAACACCACCATGATTGGACATTGCTGCTTGTAAACATTAAATGGATACTGCGATTGGAGCCATTTATTTATGAGTGTTGCTGAGTTGGACACCAGGCAGTTTATTGCAACAATGATATATGAATCAACAGGACATGTTTAGCAATATCAGCTTCTGGATCAAAAACTGTGCTTTGGGATTTTCTGGACACAATGTCATGTTTTTGCGCTATGACTTCAATACCTAATCAATTTTCAGACACTCACCGTCCTTTATTTTGCATCATAGCAAACTTTAATGTATTGCCATTTTTATGTCATTGAATCTTTCTCTGGAGGCTTGGTTTCTAGTCGAACTTTCATGACAATGGTGCTCATATGTCATAGAAACTCACTTTTGAAGACCATGTTTCtcaggggaaaaaaaacaaaaccataGAGAGCATTTTTATCTTAATTATCATTTTCATTCATGGAGAGCATTTTTATCTTAATTATCATTTTCATTCGTCACTGTCAAATGCttgatttcttttttattttattttattttcaggaCAGTCTCTCCAACATATCTTAAGGAAACCCTGTGCTCCGGCTGGCTTGCAAGCACTCTAATAAGAAATAATGACAAGTAAGAAATTCTAATTCTTCTACTTATTTATCTATCCTATTGATAAATTCGTATCAGAATTCATGTTTTATTATTATGCAGAGTATTTTGATTCAAAATCTAAGCATAACTATTCAATGATAAGAAATTttgattcattttcttttttttgaaagatgagaaaaTTTATTAAGAGAGCCAAAGTGACACAGCTACAGAAACAGGGAgacaaaaacagaaaaaagagagctaagaccaaaaagaaaaaatagaaaaagaaaagaaaagaattacaGATGCCCCAACCCAAGACAAACCCAACTCAATTTTGATTCAAATCTATGCATAACCATTCAATGAATTATTACTAACAAGAAATTCTTTTTAATATTCTGTCATGTAAATTTGTCCCCATTTGCATGAGAAAAAAAACATATTACAGTTGGGAATTCGGAAAGTGTTTCCAAGTCATGACACTTGTTATGGTACCACCACATACTGTGCAAACCACTAAACAATTCACATGCTGATTGTGTAAGAGCATTTCAGCTACttgttaaaaaagaagaagctgaaTGTCAATAAGAAGAAACATTTTTTAAATGTTATCTTTTAAGAAACCGTTTGACATGTTCTTACAAAAAAAGCTT
Coding sequences:
- the LOC131217650 gene encoding uncharacterized protein LOC131217650 isoform X1 translates to MEAFLMLVQKSSFTKLHSGSLGLHDASIKRTTTVQKCSPEILKQIRSEISHFRGCKMRAVCTTYPFRIADVRVSQKINSVNLNYTSASVLEDTTWPSPDDEIRFWEKDFPTWDPSLHTPIDVEKDSDPMYVIHVTAEMAPIAKVGGLGDVVTGLARACLSRGHKVDIMLPFYECIQKQHINDLQLTGTYNSFHDGNWVPTNAYRGVVSGIPVIFIDPNNNYFKGQSVYGGSYDELEAYIFFCRSCLEWMQVTGTQPDIIHVHEWQTGAVPLLYWDMYHHLSIKKPRLVLTIHNMEHYGECRVEQLNKCGLDGSLYATIDKAVDDRTIGHNPERLSLLKGGIVYSNAVVTVSPTYLKETLCSGWLASTLIRNNDKYYGILNGIDTALWNPATDVFLPANFSAQDAEGKKKCKRYVQKGLGLDLECTLAGIDVPNNANRVPLVVCITRLVAQKGLHLINSAIKCIEELGGQMVLLGKAPDGRVEREFEGLAKAHSEGSSVRILQIYSEELSHMLYAAADIVLVPSMYEPCGLAQMIGMRYGAVPIVRKTGGLADTVFDMDDQSNLDNANGYVFEGIDEGSLSSAMERAFRHYKEKADEWDELVKKVMEIDNSWNNTAGKYIDVYNLIRVRG
- the LOC131217650 gene encoding uncharacterized protein LOC131217650 isoform X3, producing the protein MEAFLMLVQKSSFTKLHSGSLGLHDASIKRTTTVQKCSPEILKQIRSEISHFRGCKMRAVCTTYPFRIADVRVSQKINSVNLNYTSASVLEDTTWPSPDDEIRFWEKDFPTWDPSLHTPIDVEKDSDPMYVIHVTAEMAPIAKVGGLGDVVTGLARACLSRGHKVDIMLPFYECIQKQHINDLQLTGTYNSFHDGNWVPTNAYRGVVSGIPVIFIDPNNNYFKGQSVYGGSYDELEAYIFFCRSCLEWMQVTGTQPDIIHVHEWQTGAVPLLYWDMYHHLSIKKPRLVLTIHNMEHYGECRVEQLNKCGLDGSLYATIDKAVDDRTIGHNPERLSLLKGGIVYSNAVVTVSPTYLKETLCSGWLASTLIRNNDKYYGILNGIDTALWNPATDVFLPANFSAQDAEGKKKCKRYVQKGLGLDLECTLAGIDVPNNANRVPLVVCITRLVAQKGLHLINSAIKCIEELGGQMVLLGKAPDGRVEREFEGLAKAHSEGSSVRILQIYSEELSHMLYAAADIVLVPSMYEPCGLAQMIGMRYGAVPIVRKTGGLADTVFDMDDQSNLDNANGYVFEGIDEGSLSSAMERAFRHYKESQLPPPLPISFLNFVG
- the LOC131217650 gene encoding uncharacterized protein LOC131217650 isoform X2; translated protein: MEAFLMLVQKSSFTKLHSGSLGLHDASIKRTTTVQKCSPEILKQIRSEISHFRGCKMRAINSVNLNYTSASVLEDTTWPSPDDEIRFWEKDFPTWDPSLHTPIDVEKDSDPMYVIHVTAEMAPIAKVGGLGDVVTGLARACLSRGHKVDIMLPFYECIQKQHINDLQLTGTYNSFHDGNWVPTNAYRGVVSGIPVIFIDPNNNYFKGQSVYGGSYDELEAYIFFCRSCLEWMQVTGTQPDIIHVHEWQTGAVPLLYWDMYHHLSIKKPRLVLTIHNMEHYGECRVEQLNKCGLDGSLYATIDKAVDDRTIGHNPERLSLLKGGIVYSNAVVTVSPTYLKETLCSGWLASTLIRNNDKYYGILNGIDTALWNPATDVFLPANFSAQDAEGKKKCKRYVQKGLGLDLECTLAGIDVPNNANRVPLVVCITRLVAQKGLHLINSAIKCIEELGGQMVLLGKAPDGRVEREFEGLAKAHSEGSSVRILQIYSEELSHMLYAAADIVLVPSMYEPCGLAQMIGMRYGAVPIVRKTGGLADTVFDMDDQSNLDNANGYVFEGIDEGSLSSAMERAFRHYKEKADEWDELVKKVMEIDNSWNNTAGKYIDVYNLIRVRG